The following proteins are co-located in the Halictus rubicundus isolate RS-2024b chromosome 1, iyHalRubi1_principal, whole genome shotgun sequence genome:
- the LOC143360023 gene encoding glyoxylate/hydroxypyruvate reductase A, translating to MAHTIAILSVIPRLSYHLRMQLPNLTIFDVAPDKNDTLKNLKNADILVTDCDLLVPYAEKLQSLKWVQTTWAGVEKLIPSLKDNNINYAVTRFSDQAFGMAMGEYVVAHIFNFERDQRQQYESQRNSQWRKDGKILNHRLICDLSVGVLGLGNIGKSIAEKLKAFGATVWGVTRTQLKEKLDYLDEHRTIESLPEVLKQCDYIVNVLPSTPDTLGLLNGNILENCKDRGTVFINVGRGGIIKEADLVNAIQQQWISGAILDVFEKEPLPKDSKLWTLPQVTISPHISGVTRPQDVARFFAKNYQKFINGEDLLNRVNVHEGY from the exons ATGGCGCATACCATTGCAATTCTATCCGTGATACCTAGGTTATCTTACCATCTTCGCATGCAACTTCCAAACTTAACGATATTTGATGTTGCGCCAG ATAAAAACGATacgttgaaaaatttgaaaaacgcgGACATACTGGTGACCGATTGCGATTTATTGGTACCATATGCGGAGAAATTGCAATCGTTGAAATGGGTTCAAACTACATGGGCTGgtgttgaaaaattaattccaaGCTTGAAAGATAATAATATTAACTATGCTGTTACCCGTTTCTCTGATCAAGCGTTTGGCATGGCTATGGGAGAGTATGTGGTAGctcatatttttaattttgaacGTGATCAGAGACAACAATATGAGAGTCAGAGAAACAGTCAATGGagaaaagatggaaaaattttaAACCACAGATTGATCTGTGATCTATCTGTGGGCGTTTTAGGCTTGGGAAACATTGGAAAATCGA TTGCAGAGAAATTAAAAGCTTTTGGGGCCACTGTGTGGGGCGTCACGAGGACGCAACTTAAAGAAAAGTTAGACTATTTAGATGAACATAGAACGATTGAATCTTTACCTGAGGTGTTAAAACAATGTGACTACATTGTTAATGTTCTGCCATCCACGCCCGACACCTTGGGTCTATTAAATGGGAACATACTAGAAAATTGCAAGGACCGTGGTACTGTTTTCATCAACGTGGGTCGAGGCGGAATTATTAAAGAAGCTGACTTAGTGAACGCTATTCAGCAACAGTGGATCTCGGGAGCAATACTGGACGTTTTTGAAAAAGAACCACTGCCAAAAGATAGTAAATTATGGACATTACCACAA GTTACTATCTCACCACACATTTCTGGTGTAACCCGTCCTCAGGATGTTGCACGATTTTTCGCTAAGAATTACCAGAAATTCATCAACGGTGAAGACTTGTTAAACAGAGTAAACGTACATGAAGgctattaa
- the LOC143360003 gene encoding enhancer of polycomb homolog 1-like isoform X5 has translation MSKLSFRARALDASKPMPIYMAEELPDLPDYSAINRAVPQMPSGMEKEEECEHHLQRAICTGLIIPTPEVTDLADAEAYDKIYPADYKLPRQLIHMQPFAMEQDIPDYDMDSEDEKWVAVQSRKMDLTPLQFEEMMDRLEKSSGQTVVTLNEAKALLKEDDDLIIAVFDYWLNKRLKTQHPLLLSVKTEHRFGSAANNPYLAFRRRTEKMQTRKNRKNDETSYEKMLKLRRDLSRAVTLLEMVKRREKTKREHLHLTIEVYEKRYQAQDFNGQILAEVSALKTPRPAFAPLFTNQFGVHQNWANKVSKDEVVPRKEKRQYKKRKHKTDNRGGSLDDNGVRGGTGSGGGRGSRPGVLGSGLDLLLSSDEDSPLPSHSHSQPSVPSDRDDEDTADEGQFAFRRNRNSTYLPPVLGGFGNWPWCDKNDGGLGDKKYRFSLTSISKPVPRCIGFARRRIGRGGRVILDRCSTDMDDMWSSLDFTIHQPKREPVDSDTTAASTTPVKKEWLHFRPKTPPVSVHSPSEESSDTDSDVEPTLSQTKPLPYPFPPEATSICVEVEPERAGDEPPFTSEFNIADYFSVDALSDFDLAIANITGSACVSGLSDNNSSDSRTDELGSSHFIVTPLPSNHFAQPATQQGRPQCSGSGSSVVNTSTSCSTVPSSFSCTANNQPATSSSTVSTQCASTATETQSNHQTKQHRQLPNNSSTASILSKSLTSPANNRNGGNCGSGSAGVRVFSASTTSSGTITNFGNGHQNGPLPHINNSNNISNSTHMVNNQSTIVLPQKHPPSNLLPGLIAQSKLASLARQQQQTQSQAQQIPTSGEITLNSNSESLDMEVDGVETAACDGKPQQQQLVRANKTNSLAMEVT, from the exons ATGAGCAAGCTGTCGTTCAGGGCCCGCGCCCTGGACGCTTCCAAGCCCATGCCGATTTACATGGCCGAGGAACTACCGGATCTGCCAGATTACTCGGCCATTAACCGTGCTGTGCCCCAAATGCCCAGCGGCATGGAAAAGGAGGAGGAATGT GAACATCACTTGCAAAGAGCAATATGTACGGGTCTAATCATTCCTACTCCTGAAGTAACCGACTTGGCAGATGCGGAAGCTTATGACAAAATATATCCAGCTGATTATAAGCTACCTCGTCAACTTATACACATGCAAC CATTTGCAATGGAACAAGATATTCCGGATTACGATATGGATTCGGAAGATGAAAAGTGGGTTGCAGTACAAAGCCGTAAAATGGACTTAACTCCTCTTCAATTCGAAGAAATGATGGACCGGTTGGAGAAAAGTTCTGGGCAAACTGTTGTCACCCTTAACGAAGCTAAAGCACTTCTGAAAGAAGACGACGATTTAATTATTGCTGTTTTTGATTACTGGCTGAATAAACGTCTTAAGACA CAACACCCTCTTCTATTATCAGTGAAAACAGAGCATCGGTTTGGTTCGGCTGCAAATAATCCTTATTTAGCGTTTAGACGTAGAACAGAAAAAATGCAAACACGTAAAAATCGCAAGAACGACGAAACTAGTTATGAAAAAATGCTGAAACTTCGTAGGGATCTTAGTAGAGCAGTAACTCTTCTGGAAATGGTAAAACGAAGAGAGAAGACCAAACGGGAGCACTTACATCTTACAATCGAAGTCTACGAGAAAAG ATACCAAGCACAAGATTTTAATGGACAAATATTGGCGGAAGTATCGGCGCTAAAGACACCGAGACCAGCTTTTGCTCCACTGTTCACAAATCAATTTGGTGTTCATCAAAACTGGGCAAATAAAGTTAGTAAA GATGAAGTAGTaccaagaaaagaaaaaagacagTACAAGAAACGGAAACATAAAACTGACAACAGAGGCGGAAGCTTGGATGACAATGGTGTACGTGGTGGAACAGGTAGCGGAGGTGGTCGAGGAAGTCGACCTGGTGTTCTCGGGAGCGGGCTGGACCTGCTACTGAGCTCAGACGAAGATAGTCCGCTTCCATCTCATTCACATTCTCAGCCCTCGGTTCCCTCCGATCGTGATGACGAAGACACCGCCGACGAGGGTCAATTCGCTTTTCGACGGAATAGAAATAGCACTTATTTACCA CCTGTATTAGGTGGGTTTGGAAATTGGCCTTGGTGTGATAAAAACGATGGAGGTTTGGGGGATAAGAAGTATAGGTTTTCACTGACCAGTATCAGCAAACCAGTACCAAGGTGTATCGGTTTCGCACGGCGACGAATTGGTCGGGGTGGCAG AGTAATATTGGACCGTTGTTCTACCGATATGGATGATATGTGGTCGTCGTTAGACTTCACGATACATCAGCCGAAGCGAGAACCAGTGGACTCCGATACAACTGCCGCGTCCACAACTCCAGTCAAAAAAGAGTG GTTACACTTCCGACCAAAGACTCCACCCGTGTCAGTGCATAGTCCAAGCGAAGAAAGTAGTGATACGGACTCGGATGTAGAGCCAACGTTATCGCAAACGAAGCCGCTTCCGTACCCGTTCCCACCGGAAGCGACGTCGATCTGCGTGGAAGTGGAGCCTGAGCGTGCGGGAGACGAGCCACCTTTCACGTCCGAGTTTAACATCGCGGATTACTTCTCGGTGGACGCTCTGTCGGACTTCGACCTTGCCATAGCGAACATCACCGGTAGTGCGTGTGTTAGTGGACTGTCGGACAATAACTCTAGCGACTCGCGGACAGACGAGCTGGGCAGTTCGCATTTCATTGTGACTCCGCTACCCAGCAATCATTTTGCACAGCCTGCGACGCAGCAGGGTCGGCCTCAGTGCAGTGGTAGTGGTTCTAGTGTTGTAAATACTTCTACAAGTTGTTCTACGGTCCCGTCGTCTTTCTCGTGCACGGCCAACAACCAACCAGCAACCTCGTCCAGTACAGTGTCCACGCAATGCGCCAGCACTGCTACCGAGACGCAGTCGAATCACCAAACTAAGCAACACAGACAATTGCCAAACAATAGCAGTACTGCCTCCATTCTATCAAAGTCTTTGACTAGTCCGGCGAATAATAGGAATGGCGGCAACTGCGGCAGTGGTAGTGCTGGGGTCAGAGTGTTCAGTGCGAGTACCACGAGTAGTGGAACGATAACAAACTTCGGCAACGGCCATCAGAATGGACCGTTGCCCCATATAAATAACTCTAACAACATTTCGAATAGCACCCACATGGTGAATAATCAATCGACGATAGTTCTGCCGCAAAAACATCCGCCGTCCAATCTGCTACCTGGCTTGATCGCGCAGAGCAAATTGGCGAGTCTCGCGAGGCAGCAACAACAAACGCAAAGTCAGGCGCAACAAATCCCAACGTCCGGGGAAATTACGCTTAATAGTAATAG TGAAAGTTTGGATATGGAGGTGGATGGAGTGGAAACTGCAGCTTGTGATGGTAagccgcagcagcagcagcttGTACGGGCAAACAAAACAAATTCATTAGCAATGGAAGTGACATGA